The proteins below are encoded in one region of Candidatus Bathyarchaeota archaeon:
- a CDS encoding type II/IV secretion system ATPase subunit — MKLISPKKSKKPVVNSADSKKAKSKKVPVPDFQTDLSQEIEHKISNLSTGNPPVPAEIATWYWLEKPFAAVAITREKIDYVYNIITPTLSSSEYDVLNRVYNRLVDRLSLTEQDPEKVFNSEAASIIHAYLKVNKIQEAKLSYFLKRKSLGYDSIDPLYKDSLIEEITCNGPNLPVYVYHIEYGFMPTNITYSENNLDDFTSHLAELANRHICIGEPVAEASLKDGSRLTAFWRNEISDRGSSFGIRKIRLNPFSPTDLIRLGTFNSELMGLVWYLIEHKINILVIGGTASGKTTTLNALSLFIPKNRRIVSIEDTRELRLMHDNWVPLVTRQDKKIAGLTSGIDEMFLLKRALRLRPEYLLVGEVRGEEASILFQAMNTGHIVFSTIHAGSVDEVFIRLFNPPISVPPAMILPLDLVLVQSLVQSGHKEVRRCVSLSEIKEVDVENQKAVCSPLYTWNSQTDRMEKTQPMKRVFEKLKRLTGKNQEDILNEIRQRQNFLEELLSSGTQNYVEFTNAIDTYRQKIGADLIHPPQETQT; from the coding sequence ATGAAGTTAATCTCTCCAAAAAAAAGTAAAAAGCCAGTCGTCAATTCCGCTGATTCTAAGAAAGCTAAAAGCAAAAAGGTTCCTGTACCAGATTTTCAAACAGACTTATCCCAAGAAATAGAACACAAAATATCCAACTTATCCACTGGAAATCCTCCTGTTCCAGCGGAAATCGCGACTTGGTACTGGCTGGAAAAACCCTTTGCTGCCGTGGCAATAACCAGGGAAAAAATTGATTACGTCTACAACATTATCACGCCAACATTGTCCTCTTCAGAATATGATGTTTTAAACCGTGTCTACAACAGGCTGGTTGACCGGCTTAGCTTAACCGAGCAAGACCCTGAAAAAGTGTTTAACAGTGAAGCCGCAAGCATCATACACGCGTACTTAAAAGTTAACAAAATTCAAGAAGCAAAACTTTCCTACTTCCTGAAAAGAAAAAGCCTCGGCTACGACAGCATAGACCCCCTCTACAAAGACTCTTTAATTGAGGAAATCACCTGCAATGGACCAAACCTGCCCGTATATGTTTATCACATCGAATACGGCTTTATGCCCACAAACATAACCTACAGCGAAAACAACCTAGACGATTTCACCTCACACCTAGCCGAGCTCGCGAACAGACACATCTGCATCGGCGAACCCGTGGCGGAAGCTTCCCTAAAAGATGGGTCACGTCTCACCGCGTTTTGGAGAAACGAAATCAGCGACCGCGGCAGTTCTTTTGGAATCCGCAAAATCCGCCTAAACCCGTTTTCCCCAACTGATCTCATCAGGCTTGGTACGTTCAACTCGGAGTTGATGGGTTTAGTATGGTATCTTATTGAACACAAAATAAACATCTTAGTCATTGGGGGAACTGCATCTGGAAAGACAACTACCCTAAACGCTCTAAGCTTGTTTATCCCCAAAAACCGCAGAATCGTAAGTATAGAAGACACCCGTGAACTTCGCCTCATGCACGATAACTGGGTTCCCCTCGTAACCCGTCAAGACAAAAAAATTGCTGGGTTAACCTCAGGAATCGATGAAATGTTTCTGCTAAAAAGAGCCCTAAGACTTAGACCTGAATACCTGCTTGTCGGCGAAGTCAGAGGTGAAGAAGCCAGCATTTTATTCCAAGCTATGAACACTGGGCACATCGTGTTTTCCACAATCCACGCGGGCAGTGTGGATGAAGTATTCATACGTCTCTTTAACCCCCCAATTTCTGTGCCTCCTGCCATGATTCTTCCTCTCGACCTTGTACTGGTACAATCCCTAGTCCAGTCTGGTCACAAAGAAGTAAGGCGATGTGTTTCGCTCTCTGAAATAAAAGAGGTAGACGTGGAAAACCAGAAAGCCGTTTGCAGTCCACTCTACACTTGGAACTCTCAAACCGACAGGATGGAAAAAACCCAGCCGATGAAAAGAGTGTTTGAAAAACTCAAACGTCTAACCGGCAAAAACCAAGAAGACATCCTCAATGAAATACGCCAAAGACAAAACTTCCTAGAAGAGTTGCTTTCAAGCGGTACCCAAAACTACGTGGAGTTCACAAATGCAATCGATACTTACCGCCAAAAGATAGGTGCTGACTTAATTCATCCTCCCCAGGAGACGCAGACTTGA
- a CDS encoding type II secretion system F family protein — protein MKDSLSFRIFGGLFKHKPFDKLAESTEKTLTNARISTPGDMYLSYSLAQAFLSALFMIPFVFVMKFMGLLELIQGVNIVFFVLGEVILYLPLIALVLILLFFYFRPRYDMIARRNNIDQNIHHASAFLYTMTKSGLQPIEALERLSQNKTVYGAISEEFGMVVKRVNNLGESLNTSLRYVAKTTSSKKLREFIYSFILATEQSLSVSTFFKTKFDEYFEKEKRERTTLNENISLIGEVAVIVVAVTPTLVLATGVSLGVLNPSIVSICNLYLLLVMPLSALLVLLYVKAIFPSPKLVSVIKTVVPIPTMENIDVLPDTKSKSADFERRDVIMRFKNALKKPINMLFLYPWFFPLVASIPTAIFLVYLYLTGTGVYQVGVYTLLAVCLIILVPHEIQTHYISSIERRIPDFLRGLSETVEREGSVLKAIDLVLKSKLGLLGREMQKIHSTKLGIPLKRALLMVEYRTASIVLKRVVSLIIIASESTKNMKEVLIMAADDAEAYMKVKRDRTSSLVGQLIATYVSFGVYIYIYYTLKTQFFASFSNIAGFGGSMAVFSPIMVQGYFTSLFLAVFLGLIIGTMLESSVVSGLKHSFVMVLVAVLILGWGP, from the coding sequence TTGAAAGATTCCCTGAGTTTTCGAATTTTTGGCGGCTTATTTAAGCATAAACCGTTTGATAAGCTGGCAGAATCAACTGAGAAAACTTTAACCAACGCCAGAATATCAACGCCTGGAGACATGTACCTTAGCTATAGTCTTGCTCAGGCGTTTTTGTCTGCGTTATTTATGATTCCTTTTGTTTTTGTAATGAAATTTATGGGGTTACTTGAGCTTATTCAAGGTGTTAACATAGTTTTTTTTGTGCTTGGCGAAGTTATACTTTATCTTCCCTTAATCGCGCTGGTTTTGATTTTACTGTTTTTCTATTTTAGACCAAGATATGATATGATTGCCCGACGAAATAACATAGACCAAAACATACACCATGCAAGCGCTTTTCTTTATACTATGACTAAAAGTGGTCTGCAACCAATTGAAGCATTGGAGCGACTCTCTCAAAACAAGACCGTGTATGGCGCAATCTCTGAAGAGTTTGGCATGGTGGTCAAGCGAGTAAATAACCTGGGTGAAAGCCTAAACACTTCCTTGCGGTACGTTGCCAAAACAACCAGCTCCAAGAAACTCAGAGAATTCATCTACAGTTTTATTTTGGCAACTGAGCAGTCTCTTTCAGTTAGTACTTTTTTCAAAACAAAGTTCGATGAGTACTTTGAAAAGGAAAAACGTGAAAGAACCACGCTAAATGAGAACATTAGCCTAATTGGGGAAGTCGCGGTTATAGTTGTTGCGGTGACACCGACTTTGGTGCTTGCTACGGGTGTTTCTTTAGGTGTTTTAAACCCTAGCATCGTAAGCATCTGCAACTTGTACCTGCTGCTGGTTATGCCCCTGTCCGCATTGCTTGTCTTATTGTATGTGAAAGCTATTTTTCCATCACCCAAACTGGTTTCAGTTATAAAAACTGTGGTTCCAATTCCAACGATGGAAAACATAGATGTGTTACCTGATACTAAAAGTAAAAGCGCAGATTTTGAACGCCGCGATGTAATTATGCGTTTCAAAAATGCTCTTAAAAAGCCAATTAACATGCTTTTTCTTTACCCATGGTTTTTCCCACTTGTAGCCTCTATTCCAACAGCTATCTTCTTAGTCTATCTGTATCTAACAGGAACTGGCGTATACCAAGTTGGGGTCTACACGTTACTAGCGGTGTGCTTGATAATTCTGGTTCCACATGAAATCCAGACCCACTATATCTCCTCGATTGAACGGAGAATTCCTGACTTTTTGAGGGGACTATCTGAAACGGTTGAGCGGGAAGGTTCAGTTTTGAAAGCGATAGATTTGGTGCTTAAAAGCAAGTTAGGTTTGCTGGGTAGGGAAATGCAAAAAATTCACTCAACCAAACTTGGCATTCCCCTGAAACGTGCTTTGTTGATGGTGGAGTACCGAACCGCTTCTATCGTTCTCAAACGGGTTGTCAGTTTAATAATTATTGCGTCTGAATCAACAAAGAACATGAAAGAAGTCCTGATTATGGCAGCTGATGATGCAGAAGCCTACATGAAAGTAAAGCGGGACCGAACCTCCAGCCTTGTTGGGCAACTCATAGCGACATACGTCAGTTTTGGCGTCTACATATACATTTATTACACGCTGAAAACGCAGTTTTTTGCTTCATTCTCAAACATAGCTGGGTTTGGCGGGAGCATGGCGGTTTTCTCACCGATTATGGTTCAGGGCTATTTTACATCACTGTTTCTAGCTGTTTTTCTTGGTTTAATTATCGGTACGATGCTTGAGAGCAGCGTGGTCTCAGGGTTGAAGCATAGTTTTGTAATGGTTCTGGTTGCAGTGCTTATATTGGGGTGGGGTCCATGA